In Rosa chinensis cultivar Old Blush chromosome 1, RchiOBHm-V2, whole genome shotgun sequence, a genomic segment contains:
- the LOC112196333 gene encoding thioredoxin-like protein Clot: MPLTVLDANISSFDSVFEKFRAEAPKNKANLILFLADKDPATSLSWCPDCVRAEPVIYKKLEAAPGDVALLRAYVGDRPTWRTPQHPWRVDSRFKITGVPTLVRWENDAVKGRLEDYEAHVEKKIDTLVSGN; this comes from the exons ATGCCTCTGACGGTGTTGGACGCGAATATCTCCAGCTTCGACAGCGTGTTTGAGAAATTCAGAGCAGAAGCACCAAAGAATAAGGCCAATCTCATCCTCTTCTTGGCTGACAAAGACCCTGCCACTTCTCTCAGTTGGTGTCCAg ATTGTGTGAGAGCTGAACCTGTAATCTACAAAAAGCTGGAAGCTGCACCCGGTGATGTCGCACTTCTGAGAGCATATGTTGGAGATAGACCAACATGGAGGACTCCTCAACACCCATGGAGAGTGGACTCAAGGTTTAAGATTACTGGAGTTCCAACACTCGTCCGCTGGGAAAATGATGCTGTCAAGGGTCGCCTTGAAGACTATGAAGCGCATGTTGAAAAGAAGATCGACACACTTGTTTCCGGAaattaa